In Legionella beliardensis, the following are encoded in one genomic region:
- the zwf gene encoding glucose-6-phosphate dehydrogenase, producing MQGTAENNKACDLILFGTKGDLASRKLLPALYQLEKQGLLHPRTNIIGVARDAFSKDHYLEFVAEILEKFINEPFDTVVWERLQQKLHYVQIDLTQIADYNKLKEFTDPETRVAVSYFATSSSLFGPICQGLASVELTHEPARVVVEKPIGHNLASSIAINDQIAQYFKESQIYRIDHYLGKETVLNLLVLRFANAIFATNWDYKAIDHVQISVAEEVGVEGRWGYYDSAGQMRDMVQNHLLQILTLVAMEPPLSLDANNIRDEKLKVLKALRPINLENVHEMTVRGQYTSGFVAGRTVPGYLEENEAKTSTTETFVALKVYIDNWRWAGVPFYLRTGKRMPRKYSEVLISFKPQPHNIFHQTYKHLKANKLIIRLQPDEGVEIQIINKVPGLGETMLLQQSKLDLSFDETFKTQRIADAYERLLLEAMLGNQCLFVRQDEVEEAWKWVDSILEAWEIYNEPPISYQAGTWGPAAATSLLARDDRNWDE from the coding sequence ATGCAAGGAACGGCCGAAAATAATAAGGCATGTGATTTAATTTTATTTGGTACAAAAGGTGATCTTGCAAGCCGAAAGCTTTTACCAGCCCTTTATCAACTGGAAAAGCAAGGTTTGTTACATCCGCGCACGAATATCATTGGTGTTGCACGCGATGCTTTTAGTAAAGACCATTACCTTGAATTTGTAGCAGAGATATTAGAAAAATTTATTAATGAGCCCTTTGATACAGTTGTTTGGGAGCGGTTGCAACAAAAGTTGCATTATGTGCAAATCGATCTTACACAGATAGCAGACTATAATAAACTTAAAGAGTTTACTGATCCTGAAACGCGTGTTGCTGTGAGTTATTTTGCCACTTCGTCTTCGTTATTTGGACCTATATGTCAAGGGTTAGCTAGTGTTGAATTAACTCATGAACCTGCTCGCGTTGTTGTAGAAAAGCCTATTGGACATAATCTAGCCTCTTCTATTGCCATTAATGACCAAATTGCACAGTATTTTAAAGAAAGTCAAATTTATCGTATCGATCATTATTTAGGCAAAGAAACGGTATTAAATTTATTAGTATTGCGCTTTGCCAATGCGATTTTTGCAACCAATTGGGATTATAAAGCCATTGATCATGTGCAAATTTCGGTTGCCGAAGAAGTAGGGGTTGAAGGGCGCTGGGGCTATTATGACAGCGCAGGGCAAATGCGTGACATGGTACAAAACCATCTTTTACAGATTTTAACTTTAGTGGCAATGGAGCCCCCCCTTAGCTTAGACGCTAATAATATTCGTGATGAAAAACTCAAAGTACTCAAGGCGTTAAGGCCAATTAATTTAGAAAATGTTCATGAAATGACAGTCCGCGGCCAATATACTAGTGGTTTTGTTGCGGGCAGAACAGTGCCTGGGTATTTAGAAGAAAATGAAGCTAAGACAAGCACCACTGAAACATTTGTAGCATTAAAAGTATATATTGATAACTGGCGTTGGGCCGGCGTTCCTTTTTATTTGCGCACCGGTAAGCGTATGCCTAGAAAATACAGTGAAGTATTGATTTCATTTAAACCACAGCCACATAATATATTTCACCAAACGTATAAACATTTAAAAGCAAATAAGTTAATCATCCGCTTACAGCCTGATGAAGGTGTTGAAATCCAAATCATTAATAAAGTTCCAGGCTTAGGTGAAACGATGTTATTACAGCAAAGCAAACTAGATTTAAGCTTTGATGAAACATTTAAAACACAGCGAATTGCTGATGCTTATGAGCGCTTATTATTAGAAGCGATGCTAGGCAATCAATGTTTATTTGTGCGCCAAGATGAGGTAGAAGAAGCTTGGAAATGGGTTGATAGCATTCTTGAGGCTTGGGAAATTTATAATGAACCGCCAATATCTTATCAAGCTGGCACATGGGGACCGGCAGCAGCAACCTCCTTATTAGCTCGCGATGACAGAAATTGGGATGAGTAG
- the purD gene encoding phosphoribosylamine--glycine ligase, whose amino-acid sequence MNILIIGSGAREHAIAKALAYSNQKPHLYCFATSLNPGIRALCKHYVVGDITDAHEVINQATLWHIDLAIIGPEAPLEQGIADELWQMDIPTIGPKKALAQIETSKQFGRDLMHKYSIPGLPKYKNFNSLDNIAEFINELGQTNYVIKANGLMGGKGVKVAGEHLQSVGEALAFAKEILGKKQTLIIEEKLIGQEFSFMCFADGKKLIPMPLVQDHKRAYNGDKGPNTGGMGSYSDSNHSLPFLTSNDLKEALQINQQVFTALNKECNQAYIGILYGSFIATKQGVFVIEFNARFGDPEALNVLSILESDFLVICQHLVMGDLTPEQVQFKKQATVCKYAVPEGYPDSPLKNFPIDFAAIDNKQHLYLAAVDEQNTGTVTATGSRTAAYVGIADTITAAEQLAEKAMAQIKGPLFHRTDIGTAPLIEQRVNHMKRIRNA is encoded by the coding sequence ATGAATATTCTTATTATTGGCTCAGGCGCACGTGAGCATGCCATTGCTAAAGCATTAGCTTATTCTAATCAAAAGCCACATTTATATTGTTTTGCTACCTCACTTAATCCAGGTATAAGGGCTCTTTGTAAACACTATGTTGTTGGCGATATTACTGATGCTCATGAAGTGATTAACCAAGCGACTTTATGGCATATTGATTTAGCAATTATTGGGCCTGAAGCACCCCTTGAGCAGGGCATAGCAGATGAGCTATGGCAAATGGATATTCCAACGATTGGGCCTAAAAAAGCGTTGGCACAAATTGAGACAAGCAAGCAATTTGGCCGTGATTTAATGCACAAGTATTCTATTCCTGGCTTGCCAAAATACAAAAATTTTAATTCTTTAGATAATATTGCTGAATTTATAAATGAATTAGGTCAAACAAATTATGTTATCAAAGCAAATGGTTTAATGGGTGGCAAGGGTGTTAAAGTGGCTGGAGAGCATCTACAGTCTGTGGGTGAAGCATTAGCGTTTGCCAAAGAAATTTTAGGTAAAAAACAAACACTTATTATTGAAGAAAAATTAATTGGCCAGGAATTTTCTTTTATGTGTTTTGCTGATGGGAAAAAGCTAATCCCTATGCCGTTAGTGCAAGATCATAAACGAGCTTATAATGGCGATAAAGGCCCAAACACGGGTGGCATGGGCAGTTATTCTGATAGCAATCATAGTCTCCCTTTTCTGACATCCAATGACTTAAAAGAAGCCTTGCAAATCAATCAGCAAGTTTTTACAGCACTCAATAAAGAATGTAATCAAGCTTATATTGGTATTTTGTACGGCAGTTTCATAGCGACTAAACAGGGCGTCTTTGTCATTGAATTTAATGCGCGTTTTGGTGATCCAGAAGCATTAAATGTTTTATCTATTTTAGAATCTGATTTTTTAGTCATTTGCCAGCACTTGGTTATGGGGGATTTAACTCCTGAACAAGTGCAATTTAAAAAGCAAGCTACCGTATGCAAATACGCGGTACCTGAAGGTTACCCAGATAGCCCTTTAAAAAATTTCCCAATTGATTTTGCAGCCATAGATAATAAGCAACACCTTTATTTAGCTGCTGTGGATGAACAAAACACAGGTACGGTTACTGCAACAGGCTCGCGTACAGCTGCTTATGTTGGTATTGCAGATACCATTACTGCTGCTGAGCAGCTTGCCGAAAAAGCCATGGCGCAAATTAAGGGCCCTTTATTTCATCGCACTGATATTGGGACAGCGCCATTGATTGAGCAACGTGTTAATCATATGAAAAGGATTCGCAACGCATGA
- a CDS encoding IS30 family transposase, protein MSYKHLDYLKRCKIQAFVHAGYTQQQIADELGVHKSTISRELNRNLTFIRTRLGYWTYKANYAQKYADDRQRDKPKYIKVNEEIKQFIREKISQDWSPEQISGYAKRKQLFSLSHEWIYQFILTDKKHGGSLFKHLRHQQKKYRKRYGGPKRQGPIRNRRFIDERPKIVDEKARIGDWEIDTLIGKNRKHAVVSIVERKTKFTILKKVNQKTAENVSLATIDALKPYTNSVLSITADNGSEFAYHEKITEQLNSDFFFAHPYSSWERGLNENTNGLVRQYLKKGASFESITDEHLKAIMEKLNDRPRKTLGFKSPAMLFLPQTADEEKVVALAC, encoded by the coding sequence ATGAGTTACAAGCATTTGGATTATCTCAAGCGGTGTAAAATTCAAGCGTTTGTGCATGCAGGTTATACGCAGCAACAAATAGCCGATGAGCTAGGGGTCCATAAGTCAACGATTAGTAGGGAGCTTAATCGTAATCTAACCTTTATTCGCACGCGCTTAGGATATTGGACCTATAAGGCAAATTACGCGCAGAAGTATGCGGATGATAGGCAACGAGATAAGCCCAAGTACATCAAAGTCAATGAGGAGATTAAGCAGTTTATTAGGGAAAAGATAAGCCAGGACTGGAGTCCTGAACAAATTAGCGGCTATGCTAAACGCAAGCAGTTATTTAGCTTAAGTCATGAGTGGATTTATCAGTTTATTTTAACGGATAAAAAGCACGGCGGTAGCTTATTTAAACACTTAAGGCATCAACAAAAGAAGTATCGTAAGCGCTATGGTGGCCCTAAACGTCAAGGGCCAATTAGAAACAGGCGATTCATTGATGAAAGACCTAAAATCGTTGATGAAAAAGCGCGAATTGGTGATTGGGAGATTGATACCCTTATTGGCAAGAATCGTAAGCATGCTGTCGTTTCAATCGTTGAACGAAAGACTAAGTTTACTATCCTTAAAAAGGTTAACCAGAAAACCGCTGAAAACGTAAGCTTAGCCACGATAGATGCTTTAAAACCATATACCAACTCGGTTTTATCCATTACAGCTGATAACGGCTCTGAATTTGCTTATCATGAGAAGATAACCGAGCAGTTAAATTCCGATTTTTTCTTCGCTCATCCTTATTCATCTTGGGAACGTGGACTTAATGAAAATACCAATGGATTGGTACGACAATACTTAAAAAAAGGCGCAAGCTTTGAATCCATAACTGATGAACACTTAAAAGCAATTATGGAAAAATTGAATGACAGACCTAGAAAAACATTAGGCTTTAAATCACCAGCTATGTTATTTTTACCGCAGACAGCTGATGAAGAAAAGGTGGTTGCATTAGCTTGTTGA
- a CDS encoding glycoside hydrolase family 15 protein: protein MKRSLILSLCMLSWQSYAAVFSTAEIETLKENFLANINEEGAVVASPSQIYPNYYFDWIRDAAITMSLVESWYENTHSAQDKTRLLNYVSWTEKVQNQIDSLPDQHILGEPKFYLNGFPYDGPWGRPQHDGPALRALTFIHFAQVLLKDKEMDYVNAHLYNKNNLSASPGIIKTDLDFVAEHWQDNNFDLWEEVYGHHFFTEMVQRKALIEGAQFARELRDDQKAQYYETQAKLITEDLNQFIDNSHKTIQATRPPHPGPQKTQELDSSVILATLLGNTHDNVFAPTNDYIKNTALALKEQFKAYPINDNHSDAILFGRYIDDIYDGYGNGEGNPWFILTATMAEYYYTLGTMLPANNKAKLSSYMGQGDGYLSLIKEYAPTLYISEQINRHTGAQQGAYSLTWSYVSILRALAVREKLATMIATI from the coding sequence ATGAAAAGGAGTTTAATTTTAAGCTTATGCATGTTGTCCTGGCAAAGCTATGCGGCTGTTTTTTCTACTGCTGAAATTGAAACACTTAAAGAAAATTTTCTTGCTAACATTAATGAAGAAGGTGCTGTAGTAGCCTCTCCTTCTCAAATTTATCCTAATTACTACTTTGACTGGATTCGTGATGCTGCTATTACGATGAGCTTAGTGGAGTCGTGGTATGAAAATACCCATAGCGCTCAAGATAAAACGAGGCTTTTAAATTATGTAAGTTGGACTGAAAAAGTTCAAAATCAAATTGATTCTCTGCCTGATCAGCACATTCTGGGGGAACCTAAATTTTATTTAAACGGCTTTCCTTATGACGGCCCTTGGGGGCGCCCGCAACATGATGGCCCCGCACTTAGAGCATTAACATTCATTCATTTTGCCCAAGTTTTATTAAAAGATAAGGAAATGGATTATGTAAATGCACATCTTTATAATAAAAATAACCTATCTGCATCGCCAGGCATTATCAAAACAGACTTAGATTTTGTTGCCGAACATTGGCAAGACAATAACTTTGATTTATGGGAAGAAGTTTATGGCCATCATTTCTTTACTGAAATGGTACAAAGAAAAGCTTTAATCGAGGGCGCACAATTTGCACGCGAACTTCGTGATGACCAAAAAGCACAATATTATGAAACTCAAGCAAAGCTAATTACCGAGGATCTTAATCAATTCATTGATAACAGTCATAAAACCATCCAGGCAACCCGCCCTCCTCACCCAGGCCCTCAAAAAACACAAGAGCTAGATTCATCAGTCATTTTAGCCACGCTCTTAGGTAATACGCATGATAATGTGTTTGCACCAACTAATGATTATATAAAAAACACGGCTCTGGCTTTAAAAGAGCAGTTTAAAGCTTATCCAATCAATGATAATCACAGCGATGCTATCTTATTTGGCCGCTACATCGATGACATTTATGATGGTTATGGAAATGGTGAAGGTAATCCTTGGTTTATTCTTACAGCAACCATGGCAGAATACTACTACACATTAGGCACAATGCTCCCAGCAAACAATAAAGCAAAGCTGTCTTCTTATATGGGGCAAGGCGACGGCTATTTAAGTTTAATTAAAGAATATGCGCCAACACTATACATTAGCGAACAAATTAATCGTCATACAGGCGCGCAACAAGGCGCTTATTCTCTAACTTGGAGCTATGTTTCTATATTGCGGGCTTTAGCAGTGCGTGAAAAACTAGCTACAATGATTGCTACGATTTAA
- the purN gene encoding phosphoribosylglycinamide formyltransferase, with the protein MIRLGILGSTRGTNLLALVEAIKNKKLNASIEIVLSNKPDALILDKAAQFGLPSQYLSSKGLSREEFDQRLTDLLKINQVELIVLIGYMRILSPIFIHNWRNKIINIHPSLLPAFAGLMDLDVHRAVLAAGEKQSGCTVHVVTEEIDSGPIILQKQCDVLEEDTPEELKARIQDLEGALLVEAITLISQQKNN; encoded by the coding sequence ATGATTCGCTTAGGCATTCTAGGTTCAACACGAGGTACTAATTTATTAGCCTTAGTTGAGGCAATCAAGAACAAAAAACTTAATGCGTCGATTGAAATCGTCCTTAGTAATAAACCTGATGCTCTTATTTTAGACAAGGCAGCGCAGTTTGGCTTGCCGTCACAATACCTTTCTTCAAAAGGCTTAAGCCGGGAAGAGTTTGATCAAAGATTAACAGATTTATTAAAAATTAATCAGGTTGAACTTATTGTTTTAATTGGTTACATGCGTATTTTATCCCCAATATTTATCCATAATTGGCGAAATAAAATTATTAACATTCATCCTTCTTTATTGCCTGCTTTTGCAGGGCTGATGGATTTAGATGTTCATCGTGCCGTATTAGCTGCCGGTGAGAAGCAAAGTGGCTGTACCGTACATGTTGTTACGGAAGAAATTGATTCAGGACCGATTATTTTACAAAAACAATGTGATGTATTAGAGGAAGATACGCCAGAAGAGCTTAAAGCGCGTATTCAAGACCTGGAGGGCGCTTTATTAGTTGAAGCAATTACGCTTATTTCTCAACAAAAAAATAATTAA
- the purE gene encoding 5-(carboxyamino)imidazole ribonucleotide mutase, with the protein MTKARIAILMGSKSDWPLMEEASKILDTLNIPHQVRALSAHRTPDALFDYLKAAEENGVEVFIAAAGGAAHLPGVVAAKTTLPVLGVPIPSSTFTNGLDALLSIVQMPAGIPVGTLAVGKAGAINAALLAASILGNKYPEYQQAVKKYRAEQAKKVLDNSVIKE; encoded by the coding sequence ATGACAAAAGCACGAATAGCAATCTTAATGGGATCAAAGTCAGATTGGCCTTTGATGGAGGAAGCTAGCAAAATTCTTGATACTCTAAATATTCCTCATCAAGTACGCGCACTTTCAGCTCATCGAACGCCGGATGCCTTGTTTGATTATTTAAAAGCTGCTGAGGAAAATGGTGTTGAAGTATTTATCGCAGCAGCTGGCGGAGCTGCTCATTTACCAGGGGTAGTGGCAGCTAAAACAACGCTGCCTGTGTTAGGCGTCCCCATTCCTTCATCTACTTTTACCAATGGCTTAGATGCTTTATTATCCATCGTGCAAATGCCAGCAGGTATACCTGTAGGAACACTAGCAGTAGGTAAGGCAGGAGCGATAAATGCTGCATTATTAGCAGCGAGTATTTTAGGGAATAAGTACCCCGAGTATCAGCAAGCTGTTAAAAAATATCGCGCTGAGCAAGCGAAGAAGGTTTTAGATAATTCAGTGATTAAAGAATAG
- the edd gene encoding phosphogluconate dehydratase, protein MNNVIKQVTERIIKRSTESRSHYLARIEKARLKGPHRGALHCGNLAHGFAACREGDKLVMRALVQPNIAIVSAYNDVLSAHKPYENYPILLKEAVSKVGGIAQFAGGVPAMCDGVTQGQMGMDLSLMSRDVIALSATIALSHNLFDGGLMLGICDKIVPGLLIAALTFGHLPFVFVPAGPMPSGISNKEKARIRQLYAEGKVNKEALLDAEAASYHTSGTCTFFGTANSNQLIVEMMGLHLPGASFVNPEAPLRQHLTDAAAEQVMTLTDLGDNYLPIGHLIEAKSIVNGIIGLLATGGSTNHTMHLVAIARAAGFIINWDDFADLSKVIPLVAKIYPNGSADINQFHRAGGMAYLIRTLLDADLLHDDVHTVVGYGLHRYTEQPVLRDGRLHWVEGPNTPLDDDVLRSANNPFSSHGGLEVLSGNIGRAVIKTSALHENNLVVQAQAEVFTSQEEFITAFKEGRLNKDCIIVIRFQGPKACGMPELHQLTPQLSVLQNKGYRVALVTDGRMSGASGNVPTALHVTPEALDGGAIAKIQTGDLILLDSKQGILQLLISEDELAQRKPAKFDTSSYYVGMGRELFGCLRTQLTGAEQGACSLFVTEDYLQ, encoded by the coding sequence ATGAATAACGTAATTAAGCAAGTCACCGAGCGTATTATTAAACGAAGCACTGAAAGTCGCTCGCATTATTTGGCTCGTATAGAAAAAGCTCGCTTAAAAGGCCCTCATCGGGGCGCTTTACATTGTGGCAATTTAGCACATGGCTTTGCTGCCTGCCGAGAGGGCGATAAGCTGGTGATGCGTGCATTAGTACAGCCCAACATTGCCATTGTTTCTGCTTATAATGATGTTTTGTCTGCCCATAAGCCCTATGAAAATTATCCAATTTTGCTCAAAGAAGCTGTTAGCAAAGTAGGTGGTATCGCTCAATTTGCTGGTGGTGTTCCTGCTATGTGTGACGGGGTAACGCAAGGCCAGATGGGTATGGATTTAAGCTTGATGAGCAGAGACGTTATTGCTTTGTCAGCTACTATCGCTTTATCACATAATTTATTTGATGGCGGACTAATGCTTGGCATTTGTGACAAAATCGTTCCGGGTTTGTTAATCGCTGCCTTAACGTTTGGGCATTTACCTTTTGTTTTTGTACCAGCAGGGCCCATGCCGTCGGGGATTTCTAATAAAGAAAAAGCACGCATCCGACAATTATATGCAGAAGGAAAAGTCAATAAAGAGGCATTACTCGATGCAGAAGCAGCTTCTTATCATACTTCGGGAACATGTACTTTTTTTGGTACAGCTAATTCTAACCAGCTGATAGTAGAAATGATGGGTTTGCATTTACCTGGTGCATCATTTGTTAATCCGGAGGCTCCACTACGCCAGCATCTTACTGACGCTGCCGCCGAGCAAGTAATGACATTAACTGATTTAGGTGACAATTATTTACCTATTGGCCATTTAATTGAGGCTAAATCTATTGTTAATGGCATTATTGGTTTATTAGCCACAGGTGGTTCTACTAATCATACTATGCATCTTGTTGCCATTGCGCGAGCTGCGGGCTTTATAATTAATTGGGATGATTTTGCTGATTTATCAAAAGTGATTCCGCTTGTTGCGAAAATTTATCCGAATGGAAGCGCTGATATTAATCAGTTTCATCGTGCCGGTGGCATGGCTTATTTAATTCGTACTCTATTAGACGCTGATTTATTACATGATGATGTGCATACGGTAGTAGGTTATGGGTTACACCGCTATACAGAGCAACCTGTGTTGCGTGATGGTCGCCTACATTGGGTAGAGGGGCCAAATACGCCTTTAGATGATGACGTGCTCCGATCAGCTAATAATCCCTTTAGTTCACATGGCGGGTTAGAGGTTTTGTCAGGTAATATTGGGAGAGCAGTTATCAAAACTTCTGCTTTGCATGAAAATAATTTAGTTGTTCAAGCGCAAGCCGAAGTATTTACAAGCCAGGAAGAATTTATAACTGCTTTTAAAGAAGGGCGATTAAATAAAGATTGTATTATTGTTATTCGCTTCCAAGGTCCTAAAGCTTGTGGAATGCCCGAGTTACACCAGTTAACCCCCCAATTATCAGTATTACAAAACAAGGGCTATCGGGTTGCTTTAGTGACAGATGGACGTATGTCAGGCGCTTCAGGAAATGTACCAACAGCATTACATGTAACGCCTGAAGCCTTAGATGGCGGCGCTATTGCTAAGATTCAAACGGGTGATCTTATTTTGCTTGATAGTAAGCAAGGTATTTTACAGCTTCTTATTTCAGAAGATGAATTAGCCCAACGAAAACCAGCAAAATTCGATACCTCGAGCTATTATGTAGGTATGGGGCGTGAACTGTTTGGCTGCCTACGTACGCAATTAACTGGTGCTGAGCAGGGCGCTTGTAGTTTGTTTGTTACAGAGGATTACCTACAATGA
- the pgl gene encoding 6-phosphogluconolactonase has product MSSMHIQQFNDTDSLNDFLCKKLQAILAEAIKSRGQAYLVVSGGKTPAPLFKQLSEIDLEWDKVTILLADERWLPSSSEDSNEGMLKRNLLINKAKKASYISLLTNAESPYQGVPEIQDCLSHLPQFDVVILGMGEDGHTASLFPCSNEIEAGLTDLHSAVIAVTPTTAPYERISLTKNRLINSRFIFLHLVGENKLAVLKQAMAGQDATAMPIRAFLHHPSTDVQVMFAPQ; this is encoded by the coding sequence ATGAGTAGTATGCATATACAGCAGTTTAATGATACTGATAGTTTAAATGATTTTCTTTGTAAAAAATTGCAAGCTATTTTAGCGGAGGCAATAAAAAGTCGCGGCCAAGCTTATTTAGTTGTCTCCGGTGGTAAGACGCCTGCGCCTTTATTTAAGCAACTCTCAGAAATCGATTTAGAATGGGATAAAGTAACTATACTTTTAGCAGATGAGCGCTGGCTACCTTCGTCTAGCGAAGATAGCAATGAAGGGATGTTAAAGCGCAATTTATTGATTAATAAAGCAAAAAAAGCAAGTTATATTAGTTTGCTTACTAACGCAGAAAGCCCTTATCAAGGTGTTCCAGAAATTCAAGATTGCCTGAGTCATTTACCACAATTTGATGTTGTGATTTTAGGCATGGGAGAAGATGGGCATACGGCGTCACTTTTTCCCTGCAGCAACGAAATCGAAGCTGGGTTGACTGATTTACATTCAGCAGTCATTGCAGTTACGCCAACAACAGCGCCTTATGAGCGTATTTCGTTAACAAAAAATCGGCTAATAAATAGTCGCTTTATTTTTCTACATTTAGTAGGAGAAAATAAATTAGCTGTGCTTAAGCAGGCAATGGCAGGCCAAGATGCTACTGCTATGCCCATCAGGGCTTTTTTGCACCATCCTTCTACCGATGTGCAAGTGATGTTTGCACCACAGTAA
- a CDS encoding bifunctional 4-hydroxy-2-oxoglutarate aldolase/2-dehydro-3-deoxy-phosphogluconate aldolase: protein MSLNNRASLPPEVLFSQGPIIPVLVIRHLEDAIPLATALISSGISLLEVTLRTATALEAIRLLRLEFPDIIIGAGTVTSPAQLEQAIQAGAQFAISPGLTRELLQAGKDSTIPLIPGIASISELMEGLQFGFNHFKFFPAEVAGGIAMLKAISGPFPNVHFCPTGGINEHNFLDYLNLPNVSCVGGSWIVPDEATKTKNWEKIKMLSSAAITQAISALGKFVLQKN from the coding sequence ATGTCATTAAATAATAGGGCATCATTGCCTCCAGAGGTCTTATTTTCACAGGGGCCTATTATTCCCGTCTTAGTGATACGCCATCTTGAAGATGCAATACCTTTAGCCACTGCTTTAATTAGTAGTGGCATTAGTCTCTTGGAAGTGACCTTAAGAACGGCAACTGCTTTAGAGGCTATTCGTCTATTAAGGCTAGAATTTCCTGATATAATCATAGGCGCAGGAACAGTTACCTCGCCGGCACAATTAGAGCAAGCCATTCAAGCAGGTGCTCAATTTGCAATTAGCCCTGGCTTAACACGCGAATTATTACAGGCAGGTAAGGACTCGACAATTCCATTAATTCCTGGTATTGCTAGTATTTCTGAACTGATGGAAGGACTTCAATTTGGTTTTAATCATTTTAAGTTTTTTCCAGCTGAAGTTGCAGGCGGGATTGCTATGCTAAAAGCCATTTCTGGGCCATTTCCAAACGTTCATTTTTGTCCTACAGGTGGTATTAATGAACATAACTTTTTAGATTACTTAAACCTCCCTAATGTGTCTTGTGTTGGAGGTTCATGGATCGTTCCTGATGAAGCAACAAAAACAAAAAATTGGGAGAAAATTAAAATGCTAAGCTCAGCGGCTATAACACAAGCAATCAGCGCGCTAGGTAAATTTGTACTACAGAAAAACTAA
- the glk gene encoding glucokinase: MSTQQLALEACAYAIVADIGGTNARFSLVDLVNLTVDKVAVFPCANFPNLKDALIYYRTMHDLSEIKHATIAIACPVISDNVVMTNCTWNFSISQLKDELGFSHLQVLNDLSAAAMSLPILTAEEKVQIGSGEPDLTKPMVMLGVGTGLGVAHLIPTSSCFMPLSGEGGHTAWAAQSEQEWFIQRFLMNRFGHVSSERLLSGPGLENLYLAIAAYQGLTISPLPAAEIVRLALNNESTLAIAVVEQFFASLGSYAGDLALKLCTFGGVYITGGVVPKLLSLMEQSEFRARFETKGRFSALNKQVPSYVVTAKHPGLVGAALYLKQIMESE; encoded by the coding sequence ATGAGTACACAACAACTTGCTCTTGAGGCATGCGCCTATGCTATTGTTGCCGATATTGGAGGTACAAATGCACGCTTTAGTTTAGTCGACTTAGTCAATCTTACGGTAGATAAGGTAGCTGTTTTTCCTTGCGCAAATTTTCCAAACTTAAAAGACGCATTAATTTACTATCGTACAATGCATGATTTATCTGAGATAAAGCATGCGACCATTGCTATTGCTTGTCCAGTGATTAGCGATAATGTGGTGATGACTAATTGCACTTGGAATTTTTCAATTAGTCAATTGAAAGACGAGCTTGGATTTAGCCACCTACAAGTATTAAATGATTTAAGTGCTGCAGCAATGAGTTTACCTATTTTAACCGCTGAGGAAAAAGTACAAATCGGTTCTGGTGAACCTGATCTGACTAAGCCCATGGTGATGCTTGGAGTAGGAACAGGTTTAGGGGTGGCGCATCTAATTCCAACATCTTCTTGTTTTATGCCTTTATCAGGTGAAGGTGGGCATACAGCTTGGGCAGCTCAAAGTGAACAAGAATGGTTTATTCAGCGCTTTTTGATGAATAGATTCGGTCATGTTTCTTCTGAACGGCTATTATCAGGGCCTGGGTTAGAAAATTTATATTTAGCCATCGCTGCTTATCAAGGCTTAACTATTTCCCCTCTACCAGCGGCAGAAATTGTGCGCTTAGCACTAAATAATGAATCGACTTTAGCAATTGCTGTTGTTGAGCAATTTTTTGCAAGCTTAGGAAGTTATGCTGGTGATTTAGCCTTAAAATTATGCACTTTTGGGGGCGTGTATATCACAGGTGGCGTTGTACCTAAGCTCTTATCCTTGATGGAACAGAGTGAATTTAGAGCGCGCTTTGAAACCAAAGGCCGGTTTAGCGCGTTAAATAAACAAGTACCTAGCTATGTGGTTACAGCAAAACACCCAGGGTTAGTGGGTGCGGCTCTTTACTTAAAGCAAATTATGGAAAGTGAGTAG